CGCGGTGGGGTCTCCGTCGCCGCCGTGAGTTGCTTCCTGTTGATGAGCGGTCCCGCGGAGGAGATCGAGGTGCTGCGGAAGGTCACCGCGACGATCGCCGTCAAGGACGTGGACGAGGCGTTCGCCGCGCTCACGGACGTCGGCGCCCAGGTCCTCGCGGGCCCGGTCCCCACCCCCGCCGGCCGCAACCTGATCGCGGTCCACCCGGACGGCTCGGTCTTCGAGTACGTGGACCGCAACCCGGTCCGGGTTGGCTGACGACTCCCGGGCACGCGCCTCCACGCACCGGGCGAGCCGCGGTCGCGGCTCGCCCGGCGACGACCACGTCCCGGCGCGCACCAAGCGTCCAACGCCGGACGGGACTTCACGGACACGCTCCGTGCCGCCCTCCCGACTCCCCTAGCGCGACGCCCCGTTCAGTCCCCCGGGCGCATCCGGTAGTCGTACGTCTCCGGCAGGGGGTCGTCCGTCAGGGATGACCAGACCTCGTTCAGTGTCTCCTCGCCCTCCCGCAGGTCCGCCACCTCGAAGCCCGCGTCGAACACCGCGCGTGCCGCGGTCTTGTCGCCCTCGGCGAGCAGCAGTTGGGCCTCGATCAGCCGGAAGGCTCCGCGCTCCCGGATCTCCGGCGAGAGCCGGTCCCAGACCCGGCGCCCGTCCCCCGCGCGGTCGGCGGCGAGCAGCACGGCGATCGACTCGCGGGCCAGCGCCACCGTGGCCGCCGTCCAGGACTCGCCGTCGGCCCCGGCCCGGACGGTCTCCTCCCCGCGCTCGCGGCACAGGTCGTTGAAAGCCTCCAGATACAGATCGGCGGCCCGCTCGGGGTTGCCGT
The nucleotide sequence above comes from Streptomyces sp. NBC_01716. Encoded proteins:
- a CDS encoding VOC family protein — protein: MEILGTTLRICVDDLETSVAFYERLTGSPALRFERGGVSVAAVSCFLLMSGPAEEIEVLRKVTATIAVKDVDEAFAALTDVGAQVLAGPVPTPAGRNLIAVHPDGSVFEYVDRNPVRVG